The Streptomyces albofaciens JCM 4342 genome has a segment encoding these proteins:
- a CDS encoding enhanced serine sensitivity protein SseB C-terminal domain-containing protein: MSAGAHQGAAAGQVEQMLQQVSPGRYDAYEALLQALAAGQVWMLLWHGQPGSPDAQYGNMEVDGLGYAPCVTSAPELAASGWNRAHEVVYGRDIAATLFPDRWGLWLNPHAPGGGVGIPWLDLRRIAGGLDRLPAGPLRITEPAIEIPQFYALLGQNAHRTPAVRSLRRAWVQPALGAPYLAIGLDLYDTGQPAVDAVRLMIQQSIGAVPEGLPVSTVAMNDEYDPVGMWMRANARPFFDRDAYAAGPVPAPAPAPAYGYGYPRPY; encoded by the coding sequence GTGAGCGCGGGTGCGCATCAGGGAGCGGCTGCCGGGCAGGTCGAGCAGATGCTGCAGCAGGTCTCGCCCGGCCGGTACGACGCCTACGAGGCGTTGCTGCAGGCGCTCGCCGCCGGCCAGGTCTGGATGCTGCTCTGGCACGGCCAGCCGGGTTCGCCCGATGCGCAGTACGGCAACATGGAGGTCGACGGGCTCGGCTACGCGCCGTGCGTGACCTCCGCCCCCGAGCTCGCGGCCAGCGGCTGGAACCGCGCCCACGAGGTCGTCTACGGCCGCGACATCGCGGCCACCCTCTTCCCGGACCGCTGGGGCCTGTGGCTGAACCCGCACGCCCCCGGCGGCGGTGTCGGCATCCCGTGGCTGGACCTGCGGCGCATCGCGGGCGGCCTGGACCGGCTGCCTGCCGGACCGCTGCGGATCACCGAACCGGCCATCGAGATCCCGCAGTTCTACGCCCTGCTGGGACAGAACGCGCACCGCACGCCCGCCGTGCGTTCGCTGCGCCGGGCCTGGGTGCAGCCGGCCCTCGGCGCCCCGTACCTGGCCATCGGCCTCGATCTGTACGACACGGGCCAACCGGCCGTGGATGCGGTGCGGTTGATGATCCAGCAGTCCATCGGCGCGGTGCCGGAGGGGCTGCCCGTCTCGACGGTCGCGATGAACGACGAGTACGACCCGGTCGGCATGTGGATGCGGGCCAACGCGCGGCCGTTCTTCGACCGGGACGCCTACGCGGCGGGCCCGGTGCCCGCCCCGGCTCCGGCCCCGGCGTACGGATACGGCTACCCGCGCCCGTACTGA
- a CDS encoding enhanced serine sensitivity protein SseB: MDFPEQGIPQLGWPANELEEVLAASVGTPGAGARIIEVLGRSRIWVPLPKGGGPESAGMGRAGLDLPTVEIDSAAYVPVFSSEQEFTRVAGQHMSYTVAPAAEFARGLPPLMGIAVNPEGTVGVPLPPDAVAELCRTDRLEHPGAPSGARVRLFEPDWQEEPVDFLAAAGLEFSATGFVVTARRALASIEGDAPALFVGVQVDAAAVAPHDPAVRDAVTGALGRALGGTPLTWPVQLVMLDLAQGDPVADWMLERVRPFYSREHA; the protein is encoded by the coding sequence ATGGACTTTCCGGAGCAGGGCATTCCGCAGCTGGGGTGGCCCGCCAACGAACTGGAGGAGGTGCTCGCCGCCTCGGTGGGCACGCCCGGCGCGGGCGCCCGCATCATCGAGGTGCTGGGGCGCAGCCGCATATGGGTGCCGCTGCCCAAGGGCGGCGGCCCGGAGAGCGCCGGGATGGGGCGGGCGGGCCTGGACCTGCCCACCGTCGAGATCGACTCGGCCGCCTATGTACCGGTCTTCAGCTCCGAGCAGGAGTTCACGAGGGTGGCCGGGCAGCACATGTCGTACACCGTCGCGCCGGCCGCCGAGTTCGCGCGCGGGCTGCCTCCGCTGATGGGTATAGCGGTCAACCCGGAGGGTACGGTCGGCGTGCCGCTGCCGCCGGATGCGGTGGCCGAACTGTGCCGGACCGACCGCCTCGAACACCCCGGCGCGCCCAGCGGCGCCCGGGTCCGGCTGTTCGAGCCGGACTGGCAGGAGGAGCCGGTGGACTTCCTGGCCGCGGCCGGGCTGGAGTTCTCGGCGACGGGTTTCGTCGTCACCGCGCGCCGCGCGCTGGCCAGCATCGAGGGGGACGCGCCCGCGCTGTTCGTCGGCGTCCAGGTGGACGCCGCGGCCGTCGCGCCGCACGATCCGGCCGTACGCGACGCCGTGACCGGTGCGCTCGGCCGGGCCCTCGGCGGGACGCCGCTGACCTGGCCCGTCCAACTGGTCATGCTGGACCTCGCGCAGGGCGACCCGGTCGCCGACTGGATGCTGGAGCGGGTCCGCCCCTTCTATTCGCGCGAGCACGCGTAG
- a CDS encoding AAA family ATPase produces the protein MHRQAALATSPGGAPPGRVPEPTGAVPEPRRLPLGVVRPGRTRGAAADVVDLRGRPDPYGTAELHFATGDIVVVSGLPGSGKSTLMLRVVPALDGQGAAVHRVDSQDVRERWERGRLRRLPYALYRPLVRASHYLGLRRALRSGGSVVVHDCGTLAWVRRWLAREARRGGRGLHLMLLDVPPEVALSGQRSRGRGVSGYAFARHRRAVRRLTARARAARLPAGFTSAVLLDRPAAGALRRIGFE, from the coding sequence GTGCACAGGCAGGCGGCGCTCGCGACAAGTCCGGGAGGCGCGCCCCCGGGCCGTGTCCCGGAGCCGACGGGAGCCGTCCCGGAGCCCCGGCGGCTGCCGCTCGGGGTGGTGCGTCCCGGCCGGACGCGGGGCGCGGCGGCGGACGTCGTCGACCTCAGGGGCCGGCCCGACCCGTACGGGACGGCCGAGCTGCACTTCGCGACCGGTGACATCGTGGTGGTCTCCGGCCTGCCGGGCAGCGGCAAGAGCACGCTCATGCTCCGGGTGGTGCCCGCCCTCGACGGGCAGGGCGCCGCCGTGCACCGCGTCGACTCCCAGGACGTGCGGGAGCGCTGGGAACGCGGCAGGCTGCGCCGGCTGCCGTACGCGCTCTACCGGCCGCTGGTCCGCGCCTCCCACTATCTCGGGCTGCGGCGGGCGCTGCGTTCCGGCGGCAGCGTGGTGGTGCACGACTGCGGCACGCTCGCGTGGGTGCGCCGCTGGCTCGCGCGCGAGGCCCGGCGCGGCGGGCGCGGGCTGCACCTGATGCTGCTGGACGTGCCGCCCGAGGTCGCGCTCTCCGGCCAGCGCTCGCGCGGGCGCGGCGTCTCCGGCTACGCCTTCGCCCGGCACCGGCGCGCGGTGCGGCGCCTGACCGCCCGCGCCCGCGCGGCCCGGCTCCCCGCGGGCTTCACCTCGGCCGTCCTGCTGGACCGCCCGGCGGCGGGCGCCCTGCGCCGGATCGGCTTCGAGTGA
- the gcvT gene encoding glycine cleavage system aminomethyltransferase GcvT translates to MTQAPRRTALDATHRALGATMTDFAGWDMPLRYGSERDEHVAVRTRAGLFDLSHMGEITVTGPRAADLLDFALVGNIGGVAVGRARYTMICDAEGGILDDLIVYRLAETAYMVVANAANAQVVLDALTERADGFDAEVRDDRDAYALLAVQGPESPGILKSVTDADLDSLKYYAGLPGTVAGVDALIARTGYTGEDGFELFVRPADAPALWEALTAAGKDAGLVPCGLSCRDTLRLEAGMPLYGHELTTDTTPFDAGLGRVVKFEKTTNGGDFVGRAALEAARDRAAANPPRKLVGLIAEGRRIPRAGYPVVGPDGAVIGEVTSGAPSPTLGKPVAMAYVDAAHAAPGTAGVAVDIRGTHEPYEVVALPFYKRQK, encoded by the coding sequence ATGACCCAAGCCCCCCGCCGGACCGCGCTGGACGCCACCCATCGTGCCCTCGGCGCGACCATGACCGACTTCGCCGGCTGGGACATGCCGCTGCGCTACGGCAGCGAGCGTGACGAGCACGTCGCCGTGCGGACCCGCGCCGGTCTCTTCGACCTCTCCCACATGGGCGAGATCACCGTCACCGGACCGCGCGCCGCCGATCTGCTGGACTTCGCGCTGGTCGGCAACATCGGCGGCGTGGCCGTCGGCCGCGCCCGCTACACGATGATCTGCGACGCCGAGGGCGGCATCCTGGACGACCTGATCGTCTACCGCCTCGCCGAGACCGCGTACATGGTCGTCGCCAACGCCGCCAACGCCCAGGTCGTGCTGGACGCCCTCACCGAGCGGGCGGACGGCTTCGACGCCGAGGTGCGCGACGACCGGGACGCGTACGCGCTGCTCGCCGTCCAGGGCCCGGAGTCCCCCGGCATCCTGAAATCGGTGACCGACGCCGACCTGGACAGCCTGAAGTACTACGCCGGGCTGCCCGGCACCGTCGCGGGCGTGGACGCACTGATCGCCCGTACGGGCTACACCGGCGAGGACGGCTTCGAGCTGTTCGTCCGCCCGGCCGACGCGCCCGCCCTCTGGGAGGCGCTCACCGCGGCGGGCAAGGACGCGGGCCTGGTGCCGTGCGGCCTGTCCTGCCGGGACACCCTGCGCCTGGAGGCGGGCATGCCGCTGTACGGGCACGAGCTGACCACGGACACCACCCCGTTCGACGCGGGCCTGGGCCGGGTCGTGAAGTTCGAGAAGACGACGAACGGCGGCGACTTCGTGGGCCGCGCCGCCCTGGAGGCGGCCCGGGACCGGGCCGCGGCCAACCCGCCGCGCAAGCTGGTCGGGCTGATCGCCGAGGGCCGCCGCATCCCGCGCGCCGGGTATCCGGTCGTGGGCCCGGACGGCGCCGTGATCGGCGAGGTCACCTCCGGTGCCCCCTCCCCCACCCTGGGCAAGCCCGTCGCGATGGCGTACGTGGACGCCGCGCACGCCGCGCCCGGCACCGCCGGTGTGGCGGTGGACATCCGTGGCACCCATGAGCCCTACGAGGTCGTGGCGCTGCCCTTCTACAAGCGCCAGAAGTGA
- the gcvH gene encoding glycine cleavage system protein GcvH: MNNPQQLRYSKEHEWLSAAEEGVSTIGITEHAANALGDVVFVQLPEVGATVTAGETCGELESTKSVSDLYSPVDGEVTEINEDVVTDPSLVNTAPFEGGWLFKVKVSGEPDDLLSADEYTAFTG; this comes from the coding sequence ATGAACAACCCCCAGCAGCTGCGCTACAGCAAGGAGCACGAGTGGCTGTCGGCCGCCGAGGAGGGCGTCTCGACGATCGGCATCACCGAGCACGCCGCCAACGCGCTCGGCGACGTCGTCTTCGTGCAGCTCCCTGAGGTCGGTGCCACGGTCACGGCGGGCGAGACCTGCGGTGAGCTGGAGTCGACCAAGTCCGTCAGCGATCTCTACTCCCCCGTCGACGGCGAGGTCACGGAGATCAACGAGGACGTCGTCACCGACCCCTCGCTGGTGAACACCGCCCCCTTCGAGGGCGGCTGGCTGTTCAAGGTGAAGGTCAGCGGCGAGCCGGACGACCTGCTCTCGGCCGACGAGTACACCGCCTTCACCGGCTGA
- the glyA gene encoding serine hydroxymethyltransferase yields MSLLNSSLHELDPDVAAAVDAELHRQQSTLEMIASENFAPAAVMEAQGSVLTNKYAEGYPGRRYYGGCEHVDVVERIAIDRIKALFGAEAANVQPHSGAQANAAAMFALLKPGDTIMGLNLAHGGHLTHGMKINFSGKLYNVVPYHVDDETGQVDMAEVERLAKETRPQLIVAGWSAYPRRLDFAAFRRIADEVGAYLMVDMAHFAGLVAAGLHPNPVPHAHVVTTTTHKTLGGPRGGVILSTQELAKKINSAVFPGQQGGPLEHVIAAKAVSFKVAASEEFKERQQRTLEGARILAERLTQSDVTEAGVSVLSGGTDVHLVLVDLRNSELDGQQAEDRLHEVGITVNRNAVPNDPRPPMVTSGLRIGTPALATRGFRAEDFREVADIIAEALKPSYDAEALKARVTTLAAKHPLYPSL; encoded by the coding sequence ATGTCGCTTCTGAACAGCTCCCTCCACGAGCTCGACCCGGACGTCGCCGCCGCCGTCGACGCCGAGCTCCACCGTCAGCAGTCCACCCTCGAAATGATCGCGTCGGAGAACTTCGCCCCGGCCGCCGTCATGGAGGCCCAGGGCTCGGTCCTCACCAACAAGTACGCCGAGGGCTACCCCGGCCGCCGCTACTACGGCGGCTGCGAGCACGTCGACGTGGTCGAGCGGATCGCCATCGACCGCATCAAGGCGCTGTTCGGCGCCGAGGCCGCCAACGTGCAGCCGCACTCCGGCGCGCAGGCCAACGCCGCCGCGATGTTCGCGCTGCTCAAGCCGGGCGACACGATCATGGGTCTGAACCTCGCGCACGGCGGGCACCTGACCCACGGCATGAAGATCAACTTCTCCGGCAAGCTCTACAACGTGGTGCCCTACCACGTGGACGACGAGACCGGCCAGGTCGACATGGCCGAGGTCGAGCGGCTGGCCAAGGAGACCCGTCCGCAGCTGATCGTGGCCGGCTGGTCGGCGTACCCGCGCCGGCTGGACTTCGCGGCGTTCCGCCGGATCGCCGACGAGGTCGGCGCGTACCTGATGGTCGACATGGCGCACTTCGCGGGTCTGGTCGCGGCCGGGCTGCACCCGAACCCGGTGCCGCACGCCCACGTCGTGACCACCACCACGCACAAGACCCTCGGCGGTCCGCGCGGTGGTGTGATCCTGTCCACCCAGGAACTCGCCAAGAAGATCAACTCGGCGGTCTTCCCGGGTCAGCAGGGCGGTCCGCTGGAGCACGTGATCGCGGCGAAGGCGGTGTCCTTCAAGGTCGCGGCGAGCGAGGAGTTCAAGGAGCGCCAGCAGCGCACGCTGGAGGGCGCCCGCATCCTCGCCGAGCGCCTGACGCAGTCCGACGTGACCGAGGCGGGCGTCTCGGTGCTGTCCGGCGGCACCGACGTGCACCTGGTCCTGGTGGACCTGCGCAACAGCGAGCTGGACGGCCAGCAGGCCGAGGACCGCCTCCACGAGGTCGGCATCACGGTCAACCGCAACGCCGTCCCGAACGACCCGCGGCCCCCGATGGTCACCTCCGGCCTGCGGATCGGCACCCCGGCCCTGGCCACCCGCGGCTTCCGGGCCGAGGACTTCCGCGAGGTCGCCGACATCATCGCCGAGGCGCTGAAGCCGTCGTACGACGCCGAGGCGCTCAAGGCCCGGGTGACCACGCTGGCGGCGAAGCACCCGCTGTACCCGTCGCTGTGA